One Terriglobia bacterium DNA segment encodes these proteins:
- a CDS encoding leucyl aminopeptidase → MNLKLSYENPAQLDTECLVITMVDQGEKDKNVPTLHSSDPAIQAAAKELLSSGEVTGKSFETVLLYRPQGLKAKRLLLVGGGKARSFTRHELRKLAGAAVRFLKPRNIRAFAFVLPDAAPDAARAVVEGAFVGGFEPDVYKSDRKDQKIDALTLVAPASAGPAGLERALEEGRILGESQNFTRDLVNEPGNRMTPTVLAARAQKMAADVGLNCEVLGADRIRELKMGAFWSVAQGSDEPPALIVLRYDPPGALPQPVLGLVGKGVTFDSGGISIKPSDGMEKMKYDMGGGAAMLGAMRAIALLKPKVKVISIVCATENMPSGKAQKPGDVQIAMSGKSIEIINTDAEGRLVLADGLHYARQLGCTHLIDAATLTGACVVALGYVNAGVFANDEAAYQRFLRALERSGEKMWRLPLDDEYKELIRSGIADIKNTGGRWGGAISAAMFLKEFVEDTPWIHLDIAGTAWMEESKAWIAQGPSGIAVRSIVEWVRDFDRDSSVV, encoded by the coding sequence ATGAATCTAAAGCTCTCTTACGAAAATCCCGCCCAACTCGACACCGAATGTCTCGTGATCACCATGGTGGACCAGGGTGAAAAGGACAAGAACGTCCCCACACTGCACTCCTCCGACCCGGCCATCCAAGCCGCCGCCAAAGAACTGCTCTCCTCCGGCGAGGTCACTGGCAAGAGCTTCGAGACCGTCCTGCTCTACCGCCCACAGGGACTCAAGGCCAAGCGCCTTCTCCTCGTCGGCGGCGGCAAGGCCAGGTCTTTCACCCGCCACGAACTGCGCAAGCTCGCCGGCGCCGCCGTGCGTTTCCTCAAGCCCAGGAACATCCGCGCTTTCGCCTTTGTGCTCCCCGACGCCGCCCCCGACGCTGCCCGCGCCGTCGTCGAAGGCGCTTTCGTCGGCGGCTTCGAGCCCGACGTCTACAAGAGCGATCGCAAGGACCAGAAGATCGACGCCCTCACCCTCGTCGCCCCTGCCTCCGCCGGCCCCGCCGGCCTCGAGCGCGCCCTCGAAGAAGGACGCATCTTGGGCGAGTCGCAGAACTTCACCCGCGACCTGGTGAACGAGCCCGGCAACCGCATGACTCCCACCGTCCTCGCCGCCCGCGCCCAGAAGATGGCCGCCGACGTCGGTCTCAACTGCGAGGTCCTCGGCGCCGATCGCATCCGGGAGCTCAAGATGGGCGCCTTCTGGAGCGTCGCCCAGGGCTCCGACGAGCCTCCCGCCTTGATCGTGTTGCGATACGATCCTCCCGGCGCCCTGCCCCAGCCCGTCCTCGGCCTGGTCGGCAAGGGCGTCACCTTCGACTCCGGCGGCATCTCCATCAAGCCCTCCGACGGCATGGAAAAAATGAAATACGATATGGGGGGAGGGGCGGCGATGCTGGGGGCGATGCGCGCCATCGCCTTGTTGAAGCCGAAGGTCAAAGTCATCTCCATCGTGTGCGCGACGGAGAACATGCCTTCCGGCAAGGCGCAGAAGCCCGGCGACGTGCAGATCGCCATGTCGGGCAAGTCCATCGAGATCATCAACACCGACGCCGAAGGCCGCCTGGTGCTGGCCGACGGATTGCACTACGCCCGCCAGCTCGGCTGCACCCACCTGATCGACGCCGCCACCCTCACCGGCGCCTGCGTGGTCGCGCTCGGATACGTCAACGCCGGCGTCTTCGCCAACGACGAAGCCGCCTACCAGCGATTCCTGCGCGCGCTCGAGCGTTCCGGCGAGAAGATGTGGCGCCTGCCGCTGGACGACGAGTACAAGGAGCTGATCCGCTCCGGCATCGCCGACATCAAGAACACCGGCGGCCGCTGGGGCGGCGCCATCTCCGCCGCCATGTTCCTCAAGGAATTCGTCGAGGACACGCCCTGGATCCATCTCGACATCGCCGGCACCGCCTGGATGGAGGAGAGCAAGGCGTGGATCGCGCAGGGACCGTCCGGCATCGCCGTGCGCTCCATCGTCGAATGGGTGCGCGACTTCGACCGCGACAGCAGCGTGGTCTGA
- a CDS encoding type II and III secretion system protein — MTRSIRRFTPAGSKSCGRLRGAALLLLLLTVALPPAIADSAKSLYNKGRDAEARQDYESAYDFYSQAWQDKPKELKYRAATSRARFLAAASYVHRGQKLKDEGKLDEALLLFEKAAVVDPSSFIAQQEIKRTKALIEKRKTGGPPPTSSLGKRVEEAGGPIDLAPIAETPITLKLSEDTKVIYETIGKLAGINVLFDPDYTSRRVKIELNGVTLNEALDILALESKTFWRPVTGNTIFVASDTPAKRKELEQSVIKTFYLSNVSLPTELQDMVNAMRTILEVSRIQQLPSQNAIIVRGTPDQVALAEKLVGDIDKAKPEVVVEVAIMQVRRDKLRDLGIAPPGSAAIGLAPNTTTTTTTGTTGTTGTTTSTPTTTPNQISLNSLAHLNATNFVVTIPQAAANFLFNDTTTKILQNPQIRASDGQKASLKIGDRVPIATGSFQPGIGGVGINPLVNTQFQYIDVGVNIDITPRVHAGHEVTLKLMIDVSSVTSHVSIGGIDQPVIGQRKIEHEIRLKEGEVNLLGGILEDDTVKGWSGIPGLGQIPFFRYLFASQHTELHQNEIVFVLIPHVVRSQELTELNARAIDVGTGTAIDLRRASRPRQPASPPNGPTQVPATAPAAAPQQAAAQPAAPQQPTGQAAAPGAAANGQQAPTPSQAPAGPPTPVGLSFDPNAVNPTNGSTFAVNVVLTGGQDIATVPLQITYNPQVMQLVNVSNGGFLSQDGQPVALVHRDDPPSGTLQVSATRPPGTAGVTGSGAVYTLTFLAKAPGTGMITITRPAARNSASQAIPATPAAATVTVK; from the coding sequence ATGACCCGATCTATCCGGCGCTTCACCCCAGCAGGCAGCAAAAGTTGTGGACGGTTGCGCGGCGCGGCGCTGCTGCTGCTGCTGCTTACGGTGGCGCTGCCTCCCGCCATCGCCGACTCGGCGAAGTCGCTGTACAACAAGGGGAGAGACGCGGAGGCACGGCAGGACTACGAGTCGGCCTACGACTTCTACAGCCAGGCGTGGCAGGACAAGCCCAAGGAACTGAAGTACCGGGCGGCAACGTCGCGGGCGCGCTTCCTGGCCGCGGCTTCATACGTACACCGGGGGCAGAAGCTGAAGGACGAGGGCAAGCTGGATGAGGCCCTGCTGCTGTTCGAGAAGGCGGCGGTGGTCGATCCCTCGAGCTTCATCGCGCAACAGGAGATCAAGCGGACCAAGGCGCTGATCGAAAAGCGGAAGACCGGAGGGCCGCCGCCGACCTCCAGCCTGGGCAAACGGGTGGAGGAAGCGGGCGGTCCCATCGACCTGGCGCCGATCGCCGAGACGCCAATCACGCTGAAGCTGTCGGAAGACACCAAGGTCATCTACGAGACCATCGGAAAGCTGGCGGGAATCAACGTGCTGTTCGATCCCGACTACACGTCGCGGCGGGTGAAGATCGAGCTGAACGGGGTGACGCTGAACGAAGCGCTGGACATCCTGGCGCTGGAATCGAAGACCTTCTGGCGGCCGGTGACGGGAAACACGATCTTCGTGGCGTCGGACACGCCGGCCAAGCGCAAGGAACTGGAACAGAGCGTCATCAAGACGTTTTATCTGTCGAACGTGTCGCTTCCGACCGAGCTCCAGGACATGGTGAACGCGATGCGCACCATCCTGGAAGTGAGCCGCATCCAGCAGTTACCGTCGCAGAATGCAATCATCGTACGCGGCACGCCGGACCAGGTGGCGCTGGCGGAGAAGCTGGTCGGTGACATCGACAAGGCGAAACCCGAGGTGGTGGTGGAGGTGGCGATCATGCAGGTACGGCGCGACAAGCTGCGGGACCTGGGGATCGCGCCGCCGGGCAGCGCTGCCATCGGGCTGGCGCCGAACACGACCACGACCACCACCACGGGAACGACCGGCACGACAGGAACCACAACTTCGACGCCCACGACCACCCCGAACCAGATCAGCCTGAATTCGCTGGCCCATCTCAACGCGACTAACTTCGTGGTGACGATCCCGCAGGCGGCGGCCAACTTCCTGTTCAACGACACGACCACCAAGATCCTGCAGAACCCGCAGATCCGGGCGTCGGACGGACAGAAGGCGTCGCTGAAAATCGGCGACCGGGTGCCGATCGCGACTGGATCGTTCCAGCCGGGCATCGGCGGCGTGGGTATCAACCCGCTGGTGAACACGCAATTCCAGTACATCGACGTAGGCGTGAACATCGACATCACGCCGCGGGTGCACGCGGGACACGAGGTGACGCTGAAGCTGATGATCGACGTGTCGTCGGTAACGTCGCACGTGAGCATCGGGGGCATCGACCAGCCGGTGATCGGACAGCGCAAGATCGAGCACGAGATCCGCCTGAAGGAAGGCGAAGTCAACCTGCTGGGCGGAATCCTGGAAGACGACACGGTGAAAGGATGGTCGGGGATCCCGGGGCTGGGGCAGATCCCGTTCTTCCGATACCTGTTCGCATCGCAGCACACAGAGCTGCACCAAAACGAGATCGTGTTCGTTCTGATCCCGCACGTGGTGCGCTCGCAGGAGCTGACGGAGCTGAACGCGCGTGCGATCGACGTGGGCACGGGGACGGCCATCGACCTGCGTCGAGCGTCGCGCCCGAGGCAGCCGGCCTCGCCGCCGAACGGACCGACGCAGGTGCCGGCGACAGCTCCGGCCGCGGCACCGCAGCAGGCCGCGGCGCAGCCCGCGGCACCGCAGCAACCTACGGGGCAGGCCGCAGCGCCGGGCGCGGCGGCCAACGGGCAGCAAGCGCCGACACCGAGCCAGGCGCCTGCGGGTCCGCCGACGCCGGTGGGATTGAGCTTCGATCCGAACGCGGTGAACCCAACGAACGGCTCCACGTTCGCGGTGAACGTAGTGCTGACGGGAGGTCAGGACATCGCGACGGTCCCGCTGCAGATCACCTACAACCCGCAGGTCATGCAACTGGTGAACGTGTCGAACGGGGGATTCCTGTCGCAAGACGGGCAGCCGGTGGCGCTGGTGCATCGCGACGACCCGCCCAGCGGCACCCTGCAAGTCTCCGCAACCCGACCGCCGGGAACGGCGGGAGTGACGGGCAGCGGGGCGGTGTACACGCTGACCTTCCTGGCCAAGGCGCCGGGCACGGGGATGATCACGATCACGCGGCCAGCGGCGAGGAACAGCGCGTCGCAGGCGATCCCGGCGACGCCGGCGGCGGCGACGGTGACGGTGAAATAG
- a CDS encoding type II secretion system GspH family protein: MERSSARRRRGLTLVELIVAITILLILTGMAIPIARVRIKRAKEHELRYDLWQIRDAIDRYKDAADRNAFQVKIGTEGYPPDLDTLVKGVDVAGKKIRFLRSIPVDPMTGKAEWGTRSMQDDPKSQSWGGQNVFDVYSKSEGTAMDGTKYSDW, encoded by the coding sequence ATGGAGAGAAGCAGTGCGCGCAGGCGGCGCGGGCTGACGCTGGTCGAGCTGATCGTGGCGATCACGATCCTGTTGATCCTGACCGGGATGGCCATTCCCATCGCGCGGGTGCGAATCAAGCGGGCGAAGGAACACGAGCTCCGCTATGACCTGTGGCAGATCCGCGATGCCATCGACCGCTACAAAGACGCAGCGGACCGCAACGCTTTCCAGGTAAAGATCGGGACAGAAGGGTATCCGCCGGACCTGGACACGCTGGTGAAGGGCGTGGACGTGGCGGGAAAGAAAATCCGGTTCCTGCGGAGCATCCCGGTGGACCCGATGACGGGAAAAGCGGAATGGGGGACGCGCTCGATGCAGGACGATCCGAAATCGCAGTCCTGGGGCGGGCAGAACGTGTTCGACGTTTACTCGAAGTCGGAGGGAACGGCGATGGACGGGACGAAGTATTCGGACTGGTAG
- the smpB gene encoding SsrA-binding protein SmpB: protein MPRHSHQVTPNKEKNPRRDPVASGQRDATQNRAAAHNYFLLERFETGIVLTGSEVKSIRSGRANLKDAYGLIKDGELWLLNAHIGAYENAGYAGHAPLRTRKLLVHRDELRKLIGKTQQKGLTLIPTRMYFKSGKIKVELALAKGKQLWDKRETERRRTADREAREAIQRSRKAGNV from the coding sequence ATGCCCCGCCACTCCCATCAGGTCACTCCGAACAAGGAGAAGAACCCCCGCCGCGACCCCGTCGCCTCGGGACAGCGCGACGCCACCCAGAACCGCGCCGCCGCCCACAACTACTTCTTGCTGGAAAGATTCGAGACCGGCATCGTCCTCACCGGCTCCGAGGTTAAATCCATCCGCTCCGGCCGCGCCAACCTCAAGGATGCCTACGGCCTGATCAAGGACGGCGAGCTCTGGCTGCTGAACGCCCACATCGGCGCTTACGAGAACGCGGGCTACGCCGGCCACGCCCCGCTGCGCACCCGCAAGCTCCTCGTCCACCGCGACGAGCTTCGCAAGCTGATCGGCAAGACCCAGCAGAAAGGCCTCACCCTTATTCCCACCCGCATGTACTTCAAGAGCGGCAAGATCAAAGTGGAATTGGCCCTGGCCAAAGGCAAGCAGTTGTGGGACAAGCGCGAGACCGAGCGCCGCCGTACCGCCGACCGCGAGGCCCGCGAGGCCATCCAGCGCTCCCGCAAGGCAGGAAACGTATGA